The following coding sequences are from one Luteimonas sp. S4-F44 window:
- the hisH gene encoding imidazole glycerol phosphate synthase subunit HisH — protein MMRVVIVDAGGANTGSVRYAFERLGVTAALVTDAEAIRGADRVILPGVGTAAQVMTRLRALDLVEVLRTLDRPLLGICVGMQLLFERSQEGDVEGLGLLPGVVARLHGGAGIRVPHMGWNRLQPRADSALRTGIDNDAQAFFVHSYAAPVTDDCILACDHGQPFAAAVQRGLVAGAQFHPERSAAVGAQLLRNFLSPPFVSGVRA, from the coding sequence GTGATGCGTGTGGTGATCGTCGATGCCGGCGGCGCCAACACCGGTTCGGTACGCTACGCATTCGAGCGCCTGGGCGTGACCGCTGCGCTGGTCACCGACGCCGAGGCGATCCGCGGCGCCGACCGCGTGATCCTGCCCGGAGTCGGGACCGCGGCCCAGGTCATGACGCGGCTGCGGGCGCTCGATCTGGTCGAGGTCCTGCGCACGCTGGACCGGCCGCTGCTGGGCATCTGCGTGGGCATGCAGTTGCTGTTCGAGCGCTCGCAGGAAGGCGATGTCGAGGGCCTGGGCCTGTTGCCCGGTGTCGTCGCCCGGCTGCACGGCGGGGCCGGGATCCGGGTGCCGCACATGGGCTGGAACCGGCTGCAACCACGGGCGGACAGCGCGCTGCGGACCGGCATCGATAACGACGCGCAGGCCTTCTTCGTGCACAGCTATGCCGCGCCGGTGACCGACGACTGCATCCTGGCCTGCGATCACGGCCAACCGTTCGCCGCCGCGGTGCAGCGGGGCCTGGTCGCCGGCGCGCAGTTCCATCCCGAGCGCTCGGCGGCGGTCGGCGCGCAGTTGCTGCGCAACTTCCTGTCGCCGCCGTTCGTTTCCGGAGTCCGCGCATGA
- the hisB gene encoding bifunctional histidinol-phosphatase/imidazoleglycerol-phosphate dehydratase HisB: protein MSGTKILFVDRDGTLIEEPADYQIDGYEKLRFVPGVIPALLRLRDAGFEFVIVSNQDGLGTDAYPRASFDGPNDLMLQIFESQGIVFREVLIDCSWPADNAPTRKPGLGLVMHYLRDRGIDLDASAMVGDRDTDLQFADNLGVRGFKLRTPQFGGDWDWPGIAHALSDAPRQARIVRNTRETRIRVELDLDAARDAQVSTGLPFFDHMLDQIGKHGGIALTVQAEGDLEIDEHHTVEDVGIALGQALRAALGDKRGIARYGFTLPMDETLASAALDFGGRPYLVFDGTFRRERVGDLPTELVEHFFRSVCDAAALNLHLKVEGDNDHHKVEACFKAFARALGQAVRRDGDALPSTKGVL, encoded by the coding sequence ATGAGTGGGACCAAGATCCTGTTCGTCGATCGGGACGGCACCTTGATCGAGGAGCCGGCCGACTACCAGATCGACGGCTACGAGAAGCTGCGTTTCGTGCCCGGCGTGATCCCGGCGTTGCTACGGCTGCGCGATGCGGGCTTCGAGTTCGTCATCGTCAGCAACCAGGACGGCCTGGGCACCGACGCCTATCCGCGCGCCAGTTTCGACGGCCCCAACGACCTGATGCTGCAGATCTTCGAGAGCCAGGGCATCGTATTCCGTGAGGTGCTGATCGACTGCAGCTGGCCGGCCGACAACGCGCCCACGCGTAAGCCGGGTCTTGGGCTGGTGATGCACTACCTGCGTGACCGCGGCATCGATCTCGATGCCTCGGCGATGGTCGGCGATCGCGATACCGACCTGCAGTTCGCCGACAACCTGGGCGTGCGCGGTTTCAAGCTGCGCACGCCGCAGTTCGGCGGCGACTGGGACTGGCCCGGCATCGCGCACGCGCTGAGCGATGCACCGCGCCAGGCGCGCATCGTGCGCAACACCCGCGAAACGCGCATCCGGGTCGAACTCGACCTCGATGCCGCGCGTGATGCGCAGGTCTCGACCGGCTTGCCGTTCTTCGATCACATGCTCGACCAGATCGGCAAGCACGGCGGCATCGCGCTGACCGTGCAGGCCGAGGGCGACCTGGAGATCGACGAGCACCACACGGTCGAGGATGTGGGCATCGCGCTCGGCCAGGCACTGCGCGCAGCGCTCGGCGACAAGCGCGGCATTGCGCGCTACGGGTTCACACTGCCGATGGACGAGACCCTCGCCAGTGCCGCGCTCGACTTCGGCGGCCGGCCGTACCTGGTGTTCGATGGCACCTTCCGGCGCGAGCGCGTCGGCGATCTGCCGACCGAACTGGTCGAACACTTCTTCCGCTCGGTCTGCGACGCGGCCGCATTGAACCTGCACCTCAAGGTCGAGGGCGACAACGACCATCACAAGGTCGAGGCCTGCTTCAAGGCCTTTGCCCGTGCGCTGGGCCAGGCGGTGCGCCGTGACGGCGACGCGCTGCCCAGCACCAAAGGTGTGCTGTGA